AGTTGTGGTCGCTTGGCGCAAGCTCAAGCGACCACAACTGCCAACTCTGGAAGCTCGGCCGGACAGGCCGGAAGGCGGGGCGGCCGGGTATGCCGGGTAAGCGGGCGAGCCGGCGTACGCGCCGAGCCTGCCAATACTGCCTAGGCGCCGGCGATAAATGCCTCGAGCTCGGCTCGGGCCTCCTCGTCAGGCTTCTGCACCGGCGGGGACTTCATAAAGTACGCCGACGCGGCCTCGACCGGTCCGCCGTGCCCGCGGTCGAGTGCGACCTTCGCGGTGCGGATCGCGTCGATCATCGTGCCTGCCGAGTTGGGGGAGTCCCACACCTCAAGCTTGTATTCGAGCATCATCGGCACATCGCCGAACCCGCGGCCTTCGAGACGTACGAAAGCGAACTTGCGATCCTCAAGCCACGGCACATGGTCGCTCGGCCCGACGTGGACGTCCTCTGCCGGAAGATCTGCCGAGATGTTCGAGGTAACTGCCTGCGTCTTCGAGATCTTCTTCGAGTGCAGGCGGCTGCGCTCAAGCATGTTCTTGAAGTCCATGTTGCCGCCGACATTCAGCTGATAGGTGTGGTCAAGCGCGATGCCACGGCTTTCGAGCAGACGGGCGAGCACACGGTGGGTGATCGTCGCCCCAACCTGGCTCTTAATATCGTCTCCAACGATTGGCAGCCCTGCCTCGGTGAACTTTGCCGCCCACTCGGGGTCGCTTGCGACGAACACAGGAATGGCGTTGACGAACGCAACACCAGCTTCAAGTGCTGCCTGCGCGTAAAACTTCACTGCTTCCTCGCTGCCGACTGGCAGATAGCATGCGAGCACCTCAGCGCCAGAGTCGCGCAGTGCCTGCGCGACATCGACGGGTGTTGCGGTCGACTCGACAACCTCGTCGCGGTAGTACATGCCAAGGCCGTCGTACGTCGGAGCGCGGAGCACCTCGAGGCCAATGTGGGGCACATCCGAGAACTTGATCGTGTTGTTGCGCCCGGCCCAAATAGCCTCAGAGAGGTCTTTTCCGACCTTCTCTGCGTCGACGTCGAATGCCGCAACGAACTCAAGATCAGACACGTGGTACCCGCCGAGGCGAACGTGCATGAGCCCGGGAACCTCGGCGTCATCTGCGGCGTCGCGGTAGTACTCGACACCCTGCACGAGCGAACTCACGCAGTTTCCAATTCCCGCGAGGGCAACCTTCACACTCATCGAAACCCCATATTTCTCTCTCCGGCGGCCAATAGGCCCAACCGTCTAGTGTAATCGCCCAGGCTGGGCGTTCATCCTGCGCCGCGAACGGCGAACATGGCTACCCGGGATGTCGGAGCCGGAATGCTTCAACAGGCGAGATCGCCTGGCGCTGCCCGCCAACATGGACGATCTCGTCGCCTTCGACCGTCAGCTGAGTCGCGTACGCCCGCAGCGCGACGACTTTTCTCCCAAGCCACGGCGCCACGTCGTGTGCCTCGGTTGTTCCTCCGTCGGTCCCAGTATCGGGCTCGTCGACCGTGTCAATGTCAGTCACGATCTCCCAGAACGGAAGATCAAGCGCGATCGCGACGGCGCGCGCGATCCGGTGCGCATGGACGTGGTCCGGATGACCGTAGCCACCCCCGTCGTCGTAGCTCACAATCGCCCCTGCACCGGCCTCGTTCGCCGCGGCGAAGAGGTCGTTCAAAGACTCGACCGCAGGCACAACCGTGAGCGCGTCAACGGTTGCGTCGGCGCTGGGCCCGGCTTGCCCGGAGGCAAGCCACTCCATCCCTGAATCCTCGTAGATCGTCGGCTGGAGCCCCTCGGCCCGCGCCGGCGCAACTCCAAGAAACGCATGACGTTCGACCCCGAGCATCGCGAGCGCGGCAGAAAGCTCGGCTTGCCTGTGCGGGGCGAGGCCGTCTGTCCCTGCCAGGTGGGCGAGTGGGCCGTCAACAACTTCGCCGCGCTCGCCCCTGGTGAGCGTGACAACGAGTGGCTCGCGCCCGGCTTCAGACAGCGCGGCGAGCGTGCCGCCAGTCGTAATCGTCTCGTCGTCGGGATGAGCGTGCACGAACATCACGCGTGTCGCGCCCGAAAACCACTGTGCAGGATCTGTAGTCACGCTAGCCCTAACTCTCTGCGCCCTCGGTCTGTTCCCGATACCAAGACAGAAGTCTCTCTGCCGCAGCTTCCTCCCCGATGACCCCCTCGTCGAGGCGGAGTTCAAGGAGGAAAGAGTACGCGCGGCCCACGAGGGGGCCAGGCGGAATCTCGAGCAGTCGCATGATCGCGGCGCCATCAAGCTCCGGGCGCACGGCGGCGAGCTGCTCCTCTTCGGCAAGCGCCGCGATACGACGTTCAATGTCGTCGTACGCATGTTCAAGACGCTCGGCCTTGCGCCGGTTACGCGTCGTCACATCCGCGCGGGTGAGGATGTGCAGCTGTTCGAGTTCTCCGCCCGCGTCCCTGACGTAGCGGCGCACCGCCGAGTCGGTCCACTGCTGATCGCTGTAGCCGAAGAATCGAAGGTGAAGTTCCACGAGCCGCGCCACCCGCTTGATCGTCGTGTTATCGAAACGCAGCTCACGCAGGCGTTTGCGTGTCAGCTTCGCGCCGACAATGTCGTGGTGGTGAAAAGTGACACCGCCGTGCTCAAATCGCCTCGTCGCTGGCTTGCCGATGTCGTGCAACAGCGCTGCGAGACGCACAACGAGGTCAGGCACAAACGGTTGACCTGAGTCACCCGCGTGCCGAGAGTGCTCGAGCTCAATGGCCTGAGTCAGCACCGTCAAGCTGTGCTCATACACGTCTTTGTGCCTGCCATGGTCGTCCTGCGTCGTGACGAGAGCGACAAGCTCGGGCAGGAACCGCTCGGCGAGCCCCGTGTCAACAAGGAGCCGGATGCCAGGAACCGGATCGGTGGTGAGCAGGAGCTTCGTGAATTCATCGCGCACCCGCTCCGCGGAGATGATGTCGAGCCTGTCAGCAAACCGCACCATCGCGGCTTCGGTCTCTTCGGCAACCTCGAACCCAAGCTGCGAGGCAAACCTCGCCGCACGCAGCATTCGGAGCGGATCGTCGGTGAACGATGCTTCCGCCGAGGCAGGGGTGACGATGCGTCCGGCCACGAGGTCCTCGACACCGCCCGACACATCGACAAGCCGAAGCTCAGGAAGCATGAGGGCAAGCGCGTTGATTGTAAAGTCGCGTCGAACAAGGTCGCCATCAATGGAGTCGCCGAAGCTCACCTCGGGCTTGCGCGAGTCGTCGCGGTAGGTCTCGGCACGATAGGTGGTGATCTCCACCTGTTCGCCGAAGATCTGCGCAGCAATCGTGCCAAAGTCTCGGCCGATGTCCCAGATGTTGTTGGTAAGCGTCTCCAAGATCGCACGCGTCTGCTCCGGTCGCGCCGAAGTCGTGAAGTCGAGGTCTGTAACGCGGCGACCTAACATCGCGTCGCGCACTGGACCGCCAACCAGCGCGAATTCAAACCCGGCCTCCGCGAACGCCGTCGCAAGGGTGGCAACGGGCCGCGACTCGGCGATTCGGCGAAGTTCGATCATTGATTCGGCAAGAGAAAGCACCCACTCAGGGTACCGGTGCCCAGACATCTCTACACTTACACTCATGCGACTTCTCCGGCGACCGAGGGCAGTAGCGGCTGCGTTGATCGTTGCCGCACTGCTCGCTGGCGGCACTCCCGCCGCCCTTGCCGCGGTCGTTGAACGCGCGGCAGAAACCCCGCCCGGGGGCGGGGCTGTCGACAGTGATGAGGTCGAGCAACCAGAGCTGCGGCTCATCGTCGCACCAGAAACACCGATCGTTGAGAGCACCGCGACCGAGGTCAAGTTCACCGTGCTGCTGCAAAACTCGGGCGAGCTGAGCGTCCCTGAGGGGTCAGTGGAGTTAGCCATCGGTGACCGCCTGACCGGGAGCTCGGCGATCCCTCGCCCTGAGGAGCTCGCTGCGACTGCGGATGCGCCGCCGCTCGACTCGGAGGCGAGCGCGGTAGACGGGGCCGGCGACGCAAAGGGGCAAGGCCCCGACGCCGACGCCGAACGCGCAGCCCCGCAGCGCACGGTGCTCGCGACCGCCGCGATCGACGCGATCGCCGGCGGAAAGGAGCAGACCGCGACGGTCACAGTTTCGCTCACAGATATTCCCTCATTCACTTCAACGGGGCATGGCGTCTATCCCGTCTACGCGACATACCGCGCGAGCGATTCGGGGTCGGCTGCGAGCCTGTCTGCATTTTCCCCGATTGTGTGGAGCGGCCCGCACCAGGCAGACGCCGCGGTCGACCTGACGTCGGTTGTTCCACTCACTCTGTCCACGAAAGTGCAGTCACTGCCGACGCGGGCCCAGCTCGCCAGCGAAACGCCTCGCCTCGATGCGCTCGTCGATTTCGCGACGCGCACGCAGGCCGTGCTCGCGATCGACCCGCGGTACGTCGCCGCAGTCCGCGCTTACGGAACTGAGGCACCGCAGCCTGCTCGAGATCTTGTCGCGCGGCTCGAGTCGACCTCGCTGTCGACATTCATGCTGCAATTCGGCGATGCGGATCCTGCTGCGCAGTCGGCCCTTGGTGCCACTGAGCTGCTCCAGCCCGAAGGCTTCGAGTTCGTCACGCGCTTCGGCGCGTGGGAGCCCACTGTCGATGCAGCGAACCCTGATGGCGCGCCCGATGTAACGAACAGCGACGCAGCTGCGAATCCTGCGGCGACACCGAGCGTAGAGGACGCGGAGGGCGAGGGAGAGCCAGACAGCCCCGACGAGAGCGCCGAGGCTCCGTCTGACGAGGCGCTTGCCGAATGGTCGACTGGTCTCGCAGGTGCTTGGCCAGGCCCGGGCCAGGTCGGCTCCGGCACCTTGAATCTGCTGCGCAGCTCAGGGATCGATTTCACAGTTCTGCGCTCAGATAACGTCGCTCTGACTGGCGGACCACGGGCTGGCCTCGGGGAAGGTGGGAGTGCGCTCGTCACCGACGCCGAGCTTGACGCCGGTGTTCAGCTCGCGCTTGCGGGTGCGACCGATGCCGAGCGGGCGCTTGGCGCGGCCCAGGCAGCTGCGCGCCTGACGCTCGCAGCTGATTCAGAGGTGAAGGGGATTGTCCTCGGTGTCGACCGGGGCGGCTCTGCGGCACACGAACACCCCGAACGTGTGCTCGCAGACCTCACGACCCAGCGGTGGGTCAAGTCAATCGCGCACACCGCTCAGAGCGAGGGCACCGCAACGCTGAGGGCTCAGGCTCCAACCGAAGAGAGGGTGGAGCTGCTTGCCGAGGCTGTCGACAACGAGGCCAGCGTGCTCGAAGCGCGCGCCACTCTCGTGAATCCCGAGTATCTCGACAGTTACCAGAGAATGCGTCTCCTCACGTTGTTCTCAACAGGCTATTCGGCCCCTGAAGCTGACTTCCCGGAGGTCGCCAGGCAGTTCGCGAAGCGCGACGCAGAACTCCACGATGGTGTCAGGCTCGTCGGGACGAAGCGGGCGCAGCTCGTCGGCGGGTCAACCAAGATCCCGATCCAGCTTCGCAACTCCCTCCCGTTCGACGCCGTTGTCACTCTCGAGGTCTCACCCACTTCCGCTGCGCTCAGCCTTCCCGAACGCACCTTTCGCGACATTCAGCTGCCCGAGGACTCGAGCGAACGGGTGCTCGTTCCGGCAACAAGTCGGGTCTCATCCGGCGACTCCGCGCTGCTGCTCTCGGTAACGAGCACCGATGGCGAATACACCGCGTCAACCGGGCGGCTCGAGGTGACAATCAGCAGTGCCGTTGAGACTGTCGCGATCGCGCTACTCGGCTCCGCGGCTGCACTGCTGTTCGGGTTCGGGATCTGGCGAAGCATCCGCAGACGACGCACACTCAGCGCGGGGGAATAGTGCGCCTTTAGGATGGGTTGTACCGCCTATCAGCCACACGGCACAGCATAAGGAGAATCATGCGCGAGGTCATCATTATCGGCTCGGGCCCTGCCGGGTTTACTGCAGCAATCTACGCTGCGCGAGCTGAACTCTCGCCGCAGCTTTTCGCGAGCCAGGTGAGCATGGGCGGCGAGCTCATGAACACGACTGAGGTCGAGAACTTCCCCGGCTTCCCGGAGGGGATCCAGGGCCCCGATCTCATGCAGAAGATGCAGGAGCAGGCCGAGCGTTTTGGCACGGAGGTCGTCTACGACGATATTGCGGAGGTCGACTTCTCCGGCGAGATCAAGCGCGTGACCGATACAACCGGTACCGTGCATGAAGCCCGCTCCATCATCTTCGCGACGGGTTCTGCCTACCGCAAGCTTGGCGTTGAGGGCGAGGAGCGTCTCTCCGGTCACGGGGTCTCCTGGTGCGCAACCTGCGACGGATTCTTCTTCCGCGACAAGACAATCGCGGTTGTCGGCGGCGGCGACTCAGCGATGGAGGAGGCAACCTTCCTCACTCGATTCGCGAAGAAGGTCTACGTCATTCACCGCCGCGATTCGCTCAAGGCGTCGAAGATCATGCAGCAGCGCGCATTCGACAACGAGAAGATCGAGTTCATCTGGAACTCCGAGGTCACCGAAATCCACGGCGAGGGTTCGGCAGACCGACTCAGCCTGCGCAACACAGTAGACGGCTCAGTCAGCGAGCTTCCCATCGAGGGACTGTTCATCGCGGTCGGAAACGATCCACGTACACACCTTGTGCACGGCAAGCTCGACCTCACCGACGAAGGCACCATTGCCGTCGAGGGGCGGACATCGCTCACTTCGGTCCCTGGCGTTTTCGCTGCGGGTGACGTCATCGATCCGAGCTACCGCCAGGCAATCACGGCTGCAGCATCTGGCACCGTCGCGGCGCTTGACGCCGAGCGGTACCTCGCTGCAGTCGAAGACGCCAGCGTCGCCGTACCAGTCGCAGGCTAACCAGCAGTCAGAGCAGAAGGAGTTTCACTATGAACGAGCCAATCAACGTTGACGAGCAGACCTTCGAGAAGGTCGTGCTGCAGAGCGAGATCCCAGTTCTCGTCGATTTCTGGGCCGCGTGGTGCGGGCCCTGCCGGGCTGTGGCACCCGTACTCGCTGAGATCGCTCAGGAGCAGGAGGGCAAGATCCTCATCGCCAAGCTCAATGTCGACGAGAACCCAGCACTCGCCGCGCAGTACCGCATCACCTCCATCCCCGCGATGAAGGTCTTCAAAGGCGGCAGCGAGGTCCACGAGATCATCGGCGCAATGCCCAAGCAGATGATCGAGAACGAGCTCACCGGCATCATCTGAGCACGGTGACAACGGGGGAGGCCCCGGACAGCTTAACGGCTGTCCGGGGCCTCCTTTGTTGTTGCCTGCGGGAGTAGTTTCGACCTAGTCGTGGGCAGCTGCCGTGTCCTCGGCGAGTTCAGCGAGTCTGTCGATCGAAGCACGAAGCGTCTCCGGCGTGTTCGCGCGCGCTCGTTCGAATCTGGCCGGATCAGTGAGCTCTGACCAGTCGTAACTGTGGCGCACCAGGGTTCCACCAGTTGTCGGCTCGAGTTCCCACCGCCAGAGATGTCCTGGCGCCGATTCACCGACGGGGGAGGGCCGCCACGCGATGAGTCGTCCCTCGGTGAATTCTACGACGTGGTTTTCTCGCACGCGATCACCGATATTCGTCATCACAAACACGTCGCCGACCGCACGGACACGTTGGCCGGGGGCAGCGCTCGAGAGGTTGTTGTTCCCGTCCCATCTGGGCTGCGCTGCGGGGTCGGCGATGAGCTCAAAGAGCGCCTCGGGCGACGCAGCAATGAACCGTGTCGCTGAAATCTGTCGTTCTGAGTCTTCCATCGCCCCAGTCAAACACCTTCACCTGCGTGAGTTTTCAGGAGAACCCTCGCCGGCGAAACCTGTTAGTTAAAGCCCGGATCTCCGAGTTCGTCAAGAATGCGCTTGAGGTCAGCGATCGTCGCGAATTCGATCGCGATCTGCCCCTTCTTGGCGCCAAGTTTGACTGACACTCTTGTGTCAAACCGATCGCCAAGCCTGTCGGCGATCTCGCTCAACTGCGCCTGCACGGCGCCTGGACGCGCCTTCGGCGTCTTTTGCTTGGGCGTCTCGCTTGCGATGGCTTCGGCTGCGCGCACCGAGAGCCCCTCATTCACGATGCGATCCGACAGCGACTGCATCGCGTGAACGTTTCCGTCGAGGGCGAGGATCGCGCGGGCGTGCCCGGCAGTCAACACGCCAGCAGCGACTCGGGTCTGCACGGGTTCTGGCAGCTTCAAGAGTCGGATCGTATTTGAGATCTGGGGGCGGGACCGGCCGATACGCTCGGCAAGCTGCTCTTGGGTGATGCCAAAGTCGGCCAACAGTTGCTGGTACGCAGAGGCTTCCTCAAGTGGGTTCAGTTGAGCGCGGTGCAGGTTCTCAAGGAGCGCGTCCCGCAGCATGTGTTCGTCAGCTGTCGACCGAACGATTGCGGGAATAGTGTCGCGGCCGGCACGCTTTGACGCGCGAAGACGGCGCTCGCCCATGATGAGCTCATACTTCGCGCCCGAGCGCGGCTTCGGCGAAATCTCGCGGACAACGATGGGCTGGAACACGCCGAATTCACGCACAGAGTGAGTGAGTTCCTCGAGTGCCTCTTCGTCGAACTCGGTGCGCGGCTGAAGCTTGTTCGGAACGATATCTGTGACGCTCAGCGAACGCAGCTCCGCTCCGGGAACTTCGAGGAGCTCCGCCTCCTGCTCAGCTGCCTCAGCGTTTGCCGCGGCCGCCGCCGCTGCACCGGCGGCTGGGAAGAACACGTCGACCGGACGCTCGCCCTCGCTGGGGGACTGCGGAATCAGAGCGCCAATGCCGCGGCCAAGACCACTCCGCTTCTTCGCTGTCATCCCTGGTCTCCCTTGTCAGTATTCGTCGTGGGCGCGCCGCGTTCGGCGACCTCGGCAGCTGCTTCGAGATACGCGAGGGCTCCGATGGAGCCGCTGTCGTACTCGTGGACAGTCTGGCCGTAGCTTGGTGCCTCCGAGATCCGCACTGATCTGGGAATTACTGCATCGAGCACTTCCTCGGGGAAGTGCTGACGTACCTCGTTCGCCACTTCCTGAGCAAGATTCGTGCGGGCGTCGTACATCGTGAGCAGGATCGTGGAGACCCGAAGTTCAGGGTTCAGGTGTTTCTGGATCAGCTGAATGTTTCCGAGGAGCTGGCTGAGGCCCTCAAGTGCGTAGTATTCGCACTGGATCGGGATCAACACTTCTCCACCTGCGACGAAGGCGTTCACTGTCAAGAGCCCCAGCGAGGGAGGGCAGTCAATGAAGACATAGTGGTACTCGCGTGTTGAGCCCTTCAAAAAAGCGTCGAGTGCCGTGCGCAGGCGCTGCTCCCGAGCGACAAGGGAGACGAGCTCGATCTCAGCCCCGGCAAGATTGATTGTCGATGGGACACACATCAGGTTGTCGTGATCGCTCGAGACTTGAATTGCCTCTTCAATCGACGCTTCGCCGAGAAGAACCTCATACACGCTCGTAATCTCGGGGCGGTGAGGGACGCCGAGGGCCGTCGACGCGTTTCCTTGCGGGTCAAGATCAATGACGAGCACGTTCGCGCCGCGCCGCGCGAGGGCAGAGGCGAGATTCACGGTTGTTGTCGTCTTGCCGACGCCACCCTTTTGGTTTGAGACCGTAATGATTCGAGTCTCAGAGGGCAGGGGAGACGGCGTGCTCGCAAGTCGCTTGCGGCGCTTGATCTTGTCTTCCAGATGGTCGGCGACGAGTGGTTTCTCAGCCATGAGTACCTACTTTAGCGCGGAAGACCCGGGTGCTCTCAGCGAGTTGCTCTGCGCCAAGTTCGAGCACCTCAATATCGCGTACCTTGTGCCGCCGCAACACCTTTTGGGCTGCTTCAATCTCGTCATGGATCGCAGCACCCTTGAGGAATAGCAGTTCTCCCCCTTCCCGGAGGAGTGGGACTGTCAGTGGCACGAGCTTCTTGAGCGCCGTCACTGCCCGTGCTGTGATCTGGTCGGCTTCAAACGCGCCGTGGAACTCTTCTGCCCGTCCGCGCTTCACATGGGTGTTCGCAAGCTCGAGGCGCTCGATCTGTTCATTCAGCCACACACACACCTACGTTCCATCGGTTCAACAAGAAACACTTCGACGTCCGGCCGAATGATGCCAAGGACAAGGCCAGGCATGCCGCCGCCCGTTCCGATGTCGGCGACGCGACCGCCCTCGCGCAGGAGGGGTGCGAGAACCGCACTGTTGAGAATGTGGCGCGTCCACAATCGGGGCAGCTCGAGTGGACCGATGAGTCCAAGCTCCTCGCCTCGAGCGGCGAGATCGGTAGCGAATGCGCGCAGCGTTTCGATCTGCTTGCCAGCCATTTCAGCGGCGGCTGCAGGCTCGGTCTCAAGCAGAGCGCTCTGGCCCCCGTCGTCCTGTTTCACGTGAAACCTATCTAGGCTGCGCGGATAACGAGACGCCGGCCTTTGCCTTCGCCCTGCGACTCTGAGTGGTATCCGCGCTCAGCGACCTGGTCGTGCACGAGCTTACGCTCGTAGGAGGACATCGGTTCAAGACGCACCTCATCGCGGCCAGCCGCAATCTGCGCAATCGCCGCGTCGACCATGCCCGTCAGCTGCTCTTCGCGAGCAACCCGCGATCCGGCCACGTCGATGATGAGGCGTGAGAATCGACCTGTCTTCGCCTGAACCGCGAGTCGGGTCAGGTCTTGCAGGGCCTGAACGGTGTCAGGCGCGGCAATGCGATCGATGCTCACACCACCGCCAGTGACCGAAACGTAGGCGCG
Above is a window of Leucobacter aridicollis DNA encoding:
- a CDS encoding inositol-3-phosphate synthase; this translates as MSVKVALAGIGNCVSSLVQGVEYYRDAADDAEVPGLMHVRLGGYHVSDLEFVAAFDVDAEKVGKDLSEAIWAGRNNTIKFSDVPHIGLEVLRAPTYDGLGMYYRDEVVESTATPVDVAQALRDSGAEVLACYLPVGSEEAVKFYAQAALEAGVAFVNAIPVFVASDPEWAAKFTEAGLPIVGDDIKSQVGATITHRVLARLLESRGIALDHTYQLNVGGNMDFKNMLERSRLHSKKISKTQAVTSNISADLPAEDVHVGPSDHVPWLEDRKFAFVRLEGRGFGDVPMMLEYKLEVWDSPNSAGTMIDAIRTAKVALDRGHGGPVEAASAYFMKSPPVQKPDEEARAELEAFIAGA
- a CDS encoding PIG-L family deacetylase, with protein sequence MTTDPAQWFSGATRVMFVHAHPDDETITTGGTLAALSEAGREPLVVTLTRGERGEVVDGPLAHLAGTDGLAPHRQAELSAALAMLGVERHAFLGVAPARAEGLQPTIYEDSGMEWLASGQAGPSADATVDALTVVPAVESLNDLFAAANEAGAGAIVSYDDGGGYGHPDHVHAHRIARAVAIALDLPFWEIVTDIDTVDEPDTGTDGGTTEAHDVAPWLGRKVVALRAYATQLTVEGDEIVHVGGQRQAISPVEAFRLRHPG
- a CDS encoding CCA tRNA nucleotidyltransferase, which gives rise to MIELRRIAESRPVATLATAFAEAGFEFALVGGPVRDAMLGRRVTDLDFTTSARPEQTRAILETLTNNIWDIGRDFGTIAAQIFGEQVEITTYRAETYRDDSRKPEVSFGDSIDGDLVRRDFTINALALMLPELRLVDVSGGVEDLVAGRIVTPASAEASFTDDPLRMLRAARFASQLGFEVAEETEAAMVRFADRLDIISAERVRDEFTKLLLTTDPVPGIRLLVDTGLAERFLPELVALVTTQDDHGRHKDVYEHSLTVLTQAIELEHSRHAGDSGQPFVPDLVVRLAALLHDIGKPATRRFEHGGVTFHHHDIVGAKLTRKRLRELRFDNTTIKRVARLVELHLRFFGYSDQQWTDSAVRRYVRDAGGELEQLHILTRADVTTRNRRKAERLEHAYDDIERRIAALAEEEQLAAVRPELDGAAIMRLLEIPPGPLVGRAYSFLLELRLDEGVIGEEAAAERLLSWYREQTEGAES
- a CDS encoding DUF6049 family protein, producing MRLLRRPRAVAAALIVAALLAGGTPAALAAVVERAAETPPGGGAVDSDEVEQPELRLIVAPETPIVESTATEVKFTVLLQNSGELSVPEGSVELAIGDRLTGSSAIPRPEELAATADAPPLDSEASAVDGAGDAKGQGPDADAERAAPQRTVLATAAIDAIAGGKEQTATVTVSLTDIPSFTSTGHGVYPVYATYRASDSGSAASLSAFSPIVWSGPHQADAAVDLTSVVPLTLSTKVQSLPTRAQLASETPRLDALVDFATRTQAVLAIDPRYVAAVRAYGTEAPQPARDLVARLESTSLSTFMLQFGDADPAAQSALGATELLQPEGFEFVTRFGAWEPTVDAANPDGAPDVTNSDAAANPAATPSVEDAEGEGEPDSPDESAEAPSDEALAEWSTGLAGAWPGPGQVGSGTLNLLRSSGIDFTVLRSDNVALTGGPRAGLGEGGSALVTDAELDAGVQLALAGATDAERALGAAQAAARLTLAADSEVKGIVLGVDRGGSAAHEHPERVLADLTTQRWVKSIAHTAQSEGTATLRAQAPTEERVELLAEAVDNEASVLEARATLVNPEYLDSYQRMRLLTLFSTGYSAPEADFPEVARQFAKRDAELHDGVRLVGTKRAQLVGGSTKIPIQLRNSLPFDAVVTLEVSPTSAALSLPERTFRDIQLPEDSSERVLVPATSRVSSGDSALLLSVTSTDGEYTASTGRLEVTISSAVETVAIALLGSAAALLFGFGIWRSIRRRRTLSAGE
- the trxB gene encoding thioredoxin-disulfide reductase, producing MREVIIIGSGPAGFTAAIYAARAELSPQLFASQVSMGGELMNTTEVENFPGFPEGIQGPDLMQKMQEQAERFGTEVVYDDIAEVDFSGEIKRVTDTTGTVHEARSIIFATGSAYRKLGVEGEERLSGHGVSWCATCDGFFFRDKTIAVVGGGDSAMEEATFLTRFAKKVYVIHRRDSLKASKIMQQRAFDNEKIEFIWNSEVTEIHGEGSADRLSLRNTVDGSVSELPIEGLFIAVGNDPRTHLVHGKLDLTDEGTIAVEGRTSLTSVPGVFAAGDVIDPSYRQAITAAASGTVAALDAERYLAAVEDASVAVPVAG
- the trxA gene encoding thioredoxin; translation: MNEPINVDEQTFEKVVLQSEIPVLVDFWAAWCGPCRAVAPVLAEIAQEQEGKILIAKLNVDENPALAAQYRITSIPAMKVFKGGSEVHEIIGAMPKQMIENELTGII
- a CDS encoding SRPBCC family protein, whose translation is MEDSERQISATRFIAASPEALFELIADPAAQPRWDGNNNLSSAAPGQRVRAVGDVFVMTNIGDRVRENHVVEFTEGRLIAWRPSPVGESAPGHLWRWELEPTTGGTLVRHSYDWSELTDPARFERARANTPETLRASIDRLAELAEDTAAAHD
- a CDS encoding ParB/RepB/Spo0J family partition protein → MTAKKRSGLGRGIGALIPQSPSEGERPVDVFFPAAGAAAAAAANAEAAEQEAELLEVPGAELRSLSVTDIVPNKLQPRTEFDEEALEELTHSVREFGVFQPIVVREISPKPRSGAKYELIMGERRLRASKRAGRDTIPAIVRSTADEHMLRDALLENLHRAQLNPLEEASAYQQLLADFGITQEQLAERIGRSRPQISNTIRLLKLPEPVQTRVAAGVLTAGHARAILALDGNVHAMQSLSDRIVNEGLSVRAAEAIASETPKQKTPKARPGAVQAQLSEIADRLGDRFDTRVSVKLGAKKGQIAIEFATIADLKRILDELGDPGFN
- a CDS encoding ParA family protein, which codes for MAEKPLVADHLEDKIKRRKRLASTPSPLPSETRIITVSNQKGGVGKTTTTVNLASALARRGANVLVIDLDPQGNASTALGVPHRPEITSVYEVLLGEASIEEAIQVSSDHDNLMCVPSTINLAGAEIELVSLVAREQRLRTALDAFLKGSTREYHYVFIDCPPSLGLLTVNAFVAGGEVLIPIQCEYYALEGLSQLLGNIQLIQKHLNPELRVSTILLTMYDARTNLAQEVANEVRQHFPEEVLDAVIPRSVRISEAPSYGQTVHEYDSGSIGALAYLEAAAEVAERGAPTTNTDKGDQG
- a CDS encoding Jag family protein; protein product: MTEEREVVETEELSLETLEADGDLAADYLEGLLDIADLDGDLDITVENGRAYVSVTGGGVSIDRIAAPDTVQALQDLTRLAVQAKTGRFSRLIIDVAGSRVAREEQLTGMVDAAIAQIAAGRDEVRLEPMSSYERKLVHDQVAERGYHSESQGEGKGRRLVIRAA